From a single Brassica napus cultivar Da-Ae chromosome C9, Da-Ae, whole genome shotgun sequence genomic region:
- the LOC106432158 gene encoding origin of replication complex subunit 3 — MAPSTSVADPQPSSTTDSFNSNAAAENDIRPFFVLHKASSGSKPTATVKAKRRIESPSPKLAKKSEIESVEEEDGQFFSTLRLKVFETVWSKIENTIQDVLRDSNSKVFSGVHNWICESFESVRSSGALSLSEAVRSYPVLSQPSSKQLFTALVLTRNLEMVDDLSTFEDLGLHLKSQGCHVAKLSSMDFSAKNGVGGCLRGLLRQFVMPTIDVADVTVLASWYRENGNHKNPVVIIVDDTERCSGSVLSDLILILSEWAVKVPIFLIMGVSTAHDAPRKILSANALQRLCASRFTLSSPAERMDAVLEAVFLKPCSGFTVSHKVALFMRSYFLCQDGTLTSFVKTLKIACLQHFSLEPLSIMLEHFCQDNQLPGEGTGLLTEATMKHAFDLPSVTRNKITRSTCEMLPQFLLDLQRMPNPWSIVVLCIYEAGKFDKLRLLDIFCETLDPEARYLKYFAPSAILNSQSHVSGRNSVIRRVLRKLRDLSPAQLSSLLKSWESLTAEFSEINEKVMELHPFMRNVEAAGQRPGLPTSPKKHASRSHSKLEKELKAMTDKISAVIEFMLREYMKPVETVPFNEILCFKNVDKLQSALLGDPRGRIQSDLLESHSILNCLCCSQRGTTLLPSMHDTSILYALAQEHADVINLHDWYQSFKTILIPRNSKAKSKSKTTSKSKKRKERCEEPEPPAEASIQARFCRAVMELQIAGLIRMPSKRRPDFVQRVAFSS, encoded by the exons ATGGCGCCTTCCACCTCCGTCGCCGATCCTCAGCCATCTTCAACCACCGATTCATTCAATTCCAACGCCGCCGCAGAGAATGATATTCGG CCGTTCTTTGTCCTCCACAAGGCTTCGTCTGGGAGTAAACCAACCGCGACGGTGAAAGCCAAACGGAGGATCGAGTCGCCTTCACCCAAACTCGCTAAGAAGTCTGAGATCGAAAGcgtggaagaagaagacggcCAGTTTTTCTCAACGCTGCGCTTGAAAGTTTTCGAGACTGTTTGGTCGAAAATCGAGAATACAATCCAA GATGTTCTGAGAGATTCGAACTCCAAAGTGTTCAGTGGAGTGCATAATTGGATATGTGAATCATTTGAATCGGTTAGATCATCTGGAGCACTGAGTTTATCAGAAGCTGTTAGGTCTTATCCTGTTTTATCTCAGCCTTCTTCCAAGCAGTTGTTTACTGCTTTGGTCCTCACCA GGAATTTGGAAATGGTTGATGATTTATCTACGTTTGAAGATCTTGGTTTGCACTTGAAGTCTCAAGGATGTCATGTGGCTAAGCTTTCATCCATGGACTTCTCTGCCAAGAATGGCGTAGGAGGTTGCCTAAGGGGTTTGTTACGACAGTTTGTGATGCCAACCATAGAT GTGGCTGATGTAACCGTTCTCGCATCATGGTACAGAGAAAACGGAAACCATAAGAACCCCGTGGTTATAATCGTGGATGATACAGAGAGATGCTCTGGGTCTGTCCTGTCAGATTTGATTCTTATATTGAG CGAATGGGCAGTCAAAGTaccaatttttttgataatgggGGTGTCCACAGCACATGATGCGCCTAGAAAAATACTATCAGCGAACGCGCTGCAGAGACTGTGTGCCAGTAGGTTCACCCTGAGTTCTCCCGCTGAACGTATGGATGCAGTTCTCGAGGCTGTTTTCTTAAAGCCATGTTCTGGGTTCACCGTTAGCCATAAGGTGGCACTTTTCATGAGAAGTTATTTTTTGTGTCAAGATGGAACACTGACATCATTTGTTAAAACTCTCAAG ATAGCTTGTCTTCAGCATTTCTCATTAGAGCCCTTAAGCATCATGCTCGAGCACTTTTGTCAAGATAATCAG CTGCCAGGTGAAGGTACTGGTCTTTTAACAGAAGCAACAATGAAGCATGCATTTGACTTGCCATCTGTGACGAG GAATAAAATTACTCGGAGTACTTGTGAAATGCTGCCTCAATTTTTGTTGGACTTGCAAAGGATGCCTAATCCTTGGAGCATAGTAGTTTTG TGCATATACGAAGCTGGGAAGTTTGATAAACTTCGATTGCTAGACATTTTCTGTGAGACACTTGACCCAGAAGCACGTTACTTGAAATACTTTGCACCTTCAGCAATCCTCAACAGTCAGAGTCACGTTTCAGGACGTAATAGTGTTATCAGACGGGTGCTGCGCAAGCTTAG GGATCTTTCTCCTGCACAGTTGTCTAGCTTGTTAAAAAGCTGGGAAAGTCTGACTGCGGAATTCAGTGAG ATCAATGAAAAAGTAATGGAATTGCATCCGTTCATGAGAAATGTGGAAGCAGCTGGTCAGAGACCAGGACTACCTACCAGCCCAAA AAAACATGCATCCCGAAGCCACTCGAAGCTTGAAAAGGAGCTTAAAGCCATGACTGATAAGATTTCGGCAGTTATAGAATTCATGCTAAG GGAATATATGAAGCCAGTTGAGACTGTTCCTTTCAatgaaattttatgtttcaagAATGTCGATAAACTTCAATCT GCTTTACTTGGAGACCCGAGAGGCAGGATCCAATCAGATCTACTAGAATCTCACAGTATTCTCAACTGTCTTTGCTGCAGCCAAAGAGGCACAACTCTATTGCCTTCCATGCACGATACCTCGATTTT GTACGCACTGGCGCAAGAGCACGCGGATGTTATTAACCTCCATGATTGGTACCAATCTTTCAAGACGATACTTATACCACGGAATAGCaaagcaaaatcaaaatcaaagacGACTTCAAAATCGAAGAAACGGAAAGAAAGATGCGAAGAGCCAGAACCACCTGCTGAAGCTTCAATTCA AGCTCGATTTTGCAGAGCTGTAATGGAACTTCAGATTGCTGGACTTATTCGCATGCCTTCAAAAAGACGTCCTGATTTTGTGCAGAGAGTGGCCTTTAGTTCTTAA
- the LOC106432153 gene encoding uncharacterized protein LOC106432153: MADRRAGKRSINRRGVSNADSGTCNVCSAPCSSCMHRNVGVTGSKSDESSDENGHGVAGSQCSVNEDSLLTSVVVNSRNGSKKTASEASNFVCSSNDALSENAESRETIGRSGKSDGSGVVALTSKTSSTGSRMKHKVSASVDVLDQTDCVEGQQDEINNKEQSVEGSTPSGQKGKNGKSSRSDSKSDESVSSVMSESESDDAEVEHDVKVCDICGDAGREDLLAICTGCSDGAEHTYCMRVMLNEVPEGDWLCEECEEAEKQKQEAKRKIETEIIHSPQSSGKRHADKIEAAPDAKRQAVEGSTGSPKKSILPRIGPLSRETSLKGLDRPRGKLSHQASFSDTTEGARSTGLQLQPPKGAFLKSSSFNSSSSKPKVQLMDDVILPKKKTGKEYTPVDIKEGGLGIVSKSMSSRTTDTGSSSGNDSEAKILASKVHSQEGKSSKQLKDRSAEANASAASTDQKLTPRSSTRDLKGLQSDGKRCSLTKQVSNLNRNRLENPIASGGDSREQSVSQADCKDELTSTSCAGEGVPSNGNVASQDGLPRSREFKEVVKKSKEALGKRQRSSLLSGGKGLSSSQKGGQTAESSDTSGVSDSDPSTTKIVREDINKGNRLRAAVDAALRKKPSFSKNRVLEQCDAALASNVHPDKTLRDQLPSKMHTTSWPAPDPYKQTIVTNGKQLVPSGADAMPPRSVELEVNTPSVKPVMRDWPIVSPLAPLRNSAIPDRESIWQGNLEVRKAREQSAMHSGMQAHLSTLASPKVAEVVNKFPEKFSLNEVPRLSTWPAQFQDIGTKEDHIALFFFAKDVESYERTYKPLVDNMMKKDLALKGNLDNVELLVFASNQLPPNFQRWNMLYFLWGVFLGRKEICTNPQKNPSLLASNVLARDQDPNDFCQTSYPSKRLEKASHLRENPRNINETQNGVDVSSHENPSDKESSIERSSNTKEEIAPKEEEPGANHISRQDNGSNSGDSLVKKVQQHIEDQESGGRKDVPMTVTDSEIPPHDQDNPLEKDLNCSQASHRKRPLWEVTRPATVNQKVELSNERLSEGSANKKLKTEIESSSSSFSQDTFGNDSGMMKKSPKVVFPLDLNAEREEEEEEDMELVDDLIPLGNNNNNKSGRLIGTVPDLELALGGEETREEEEGTMGLLPFLAGRSNSGGEQSSSHHSSKGKEKEEEDDMDVSASLSLSLSFPGEERKNADKTPLFLFRDLPR; encoded by the exons ATG GCTGATAGAAGAGCTGGCAAACGTTCGATTAATCGGAGAGGCGTTTCAAATGCGGACTCTGGAACATGTAATGTTTGTTCTGCTCCTTGTTCATCGTGCATGCATCGTAACGTAGGTGTCACAGGATCAAAATCGGATGAGTCGTCTGATGAGAATGGGCATGGAGTTGCCGGGAGCCAGTGTTCTGTGAACGAGGACAGTTTGTTGACTTCTGTTGTGGTTAATTCTCGCAATGGTTCGAAAAAAACTGCGAGTGAGGCAAGCAACTTTGTTTGTTCTAGTAATGATGCTCTCTCTGAGAATGCTGAGAGTAGGGAAACAATCGGacgttctgggaaatctgatggTTCCGGGGTTGTTGCATTGACGTCGAAGACATCTTCTACTGGGAGCAGGATGAAACATAAAGTGTCTGCATCAGTTGATGTGTTAGATCAGACTGACTGTGTAGAGGGCCAGCAAGACGAGATAAATAACAAGGAACAGTCTGTTGAAGGATCTACTCCTTCTGGCCAGAAAGGGAAGAATGGGAAGTCAAGTAGAAGCGATTCCAAATCAGATGAGTCGGTCTCATCAGTTATGTCTGAGAGCGAGAGCGATGATGCTGAGGTGGAACATGAT GTAAAAGTTTGTGATATCTGTGGTGATGCGGGTCGTGAAGATCTACTCGCTATTTGCACAGGATGCAGTGATGGTGCAGAACACAC CTACTGCATGCGAGTAATGCTCAATGAAGTTCCAGAGGGTGATTGGCTCTGTGAAGAATGTGAGGAAGCTGAAAAACAGAAGCAAG AAgctaaaagaaaaatagaaactgAGATAATCCACAGTCCACAAAGCTCGGGAAAGAGGCATGCTGATAAGATTGAGGCAGCTCCAGATGCTAAAAGGCAGGCGGTTGAGGGTTCAACTGGGTCACCCAAGAAATCTATTCTCCCCAGAATAGGTCCGCTATCTCGGGAAACATCATTGAAGGGGTTAGACAGGCCAAGGGGAAAGCTAAGTCATCAAGCATCTTTCAGTGATACCACAGAAGGTGCACGATCTACTGGTTTACAGCTTCAACCTCCAAAAG GTGCATTTTTAAAATCCAGTTCCTTCAATTCTTCAAGCTCGAAACCGAAAGTGCAACTCATGGATGATGTTATTCTCCCAAAAAAGAAGACTGGGAAAGAATACACTCCTGTGGATATAAAGGAGGGAGGTCTTGGAATTGTAAGCAAATCAATGTCAAGTAGAACAACAGACACTGGGAGTTCTAGTGGAAACGACTCGGAAGCAAAAATCCTTGCGTCGAAAGTTCATTCACAAGAAGGCAAGAGCTCAAAGCAACTGAAAGATCGCAGTGCAGAAGCTAATGCGTCAGCAGCCTCCACCGATCAGAAGCTTACTCCACGCAGCAGTACCCGTGATTTGAAGGGTTTGCAGTCTGATGGTAAACGATGTAGCTTGACTAAGCAAGTTAGCAATCTAAACCGGAACCGTCTAGAAAATCCTATTGCTTCTG GAGGCGATTCCCGCGAGCAAAGTGTAAGTCAAGCTGACTGTAAGGATGAACTGACATCCACATCCTGTGCGGGTGAGGGTGTTCCAAGCAACGGTAACGTAGCTTCGCAGGATGGATTGCCACGGTCCAGGGAATTTAAAGAGGTAGTAAAGAAAAGCAAAGAAGCCTTAGGTAAGCGCCAAAGGTCTAGCCTGTTATCTGGTGGTAAAGGCTTATCATCATCTCAAAAAGGAGGCCAGACTGCAGAGTCTAGTGACACCTCAGGCGTTTCTGATAGTGATCCCTCTACCACAAAAATTGTTCGGGAGGATATAAATAAGGGTAATAGGCTGCGGGCAGCAGTAGATGCTGCTCTCCGTAAAAAGCCCAGCTTTAGCAAGAACCGAGTATTGGAGCAATGTGATGCAGCTTTGGCATCTAATGTGCATCCTGATAAAACTTTACGAGATCAATTGCCATCAAAGATGCATACGACTTCATGGCCTGCTCCTGACCCGTACAAGCAGACAATTGTAACAAATGGGAAGCAGCTTGTACCCTCTGGTGCTGATGCGATGCCTCCACGATCTGTGGAGCTTGAAGTTAATACTCCCTCTGTGAAGCCTGTTATGAGAGATTGGCCAATAGTATCCCCACTTGCTCCGTTGAGAAACTCAGCCATTCCAGACCGTGAGTCTATATGGCA AGGAAACTTGGAGGTGCGGAAAGCTAGAGAACAATCAGCTATGCATAGCGGAATGCAAGCACATCTATCAACCTTAGCATCACCCAAGGTTGCTGAAGTGGTGAATAAATTTCCAGAAAAGTTTAGCTTGAATGAAGTACCTAGGCTAAGTACATGGCCTGCACAATTTCAAGACATAGGTACTAAAGAAGATCATATAGCTCTATTCTTCTTTGCGAAGGATGTTGAGAG TTATGAGAGAACTTACAAGCCCCTGGTAGATAACATGATGAAGAAAGATTTAGCCCTGAAAGGAAACCTCGATAATGTTGAGCTTTTGGTTTTTGCATCCAACCAGCTTCCTCCGAATTTCCAAC GTTGGAACATGTTATATTTCCTTTGGGGTGTATTCCTAGGAAGAAAAGAGATTTGTACAAACCCACAGAAGAATCCATCTTTGCTTGCTTCGAATGTTTTGGCGCGTGACCAAGATCCCAATGACTTTTGCCAAACAAGTTATCCTTCCAAGCGTTTGGAGAAAGCGTCTCATCTGCGTGAGAACCCACGCAACATAAATGAAACTCAAAATGGGGTAGATGTATCTAGCCATGAGAATCCAAGTGACAAAGAATCCTCTATTGAGCGATCATCGAACACAAAG GAGGAAATTGCTCCCAAGGAGGAAGAACCAGGTGCAAATCATATATCTCGTCAAGATAATGGATCAAACTCTGGAGATAGCCTAGTGAAGAAGGTTCAGCAACACATTGAAGATCAAGAATCAGGTGGTAGAAAGGATGTGCCTATGACTGTCACGGACTCAGAGATTCCGCCCCACGACCAAGACAATCCTCTAGAGAAAGATCTCAACTGTAGTCAGGCTAGTCACAGGAAGCGTCCACTTTGGGAAGTGACAAGACCTGCCACCGTGAACCAGAAAGTGGAGCTCAGTAATGAACGTTTAAGCGAAGGATCTGCTAATAAAAAGCTAAAGACAGAAATTgaaagcagcagcagcagctttTCACAAGATACATTTGGTAATGATTCagggatgatgaagaagagtcCCAAAGTGGTATTCCCTTTGGACTTGAATgcagaaagagaagaagaagaagaagaagacatggaACTAGTCGATGATCTCATTCCACTTggcaataacaacaacaacaagagtgGGAGATTAATAGGTACAGTCCCGGATCTGGAGCTGGCATTAGGAGGTGAAGAAacaagggaagaagaagaagggactATGGGACTATTGCCTTTCTTAGCCGGAAGAAGCAACTCTGGAGGAGAACAAAGTAGTAGTCATCATAGTAGTAAAGgaaaagagaaggaagaagaagatgacatgGACGTCTCAGCTTCTCTGTCGTTATCACTGTCGTTTCCGGGAGAGGAAAGGAAGAATGCTGATAAGACTCCATTGTTTCTGTTCAGAGACCTTcccagataa
- the LOC106432156 gene encoding uncharacterized protein LOC106432156: MASSCVAHLSLSGVSQSHYVKANGLSTTSKLNSICKTSALSIQKRSNRSRKFSVSAEYGSRRGGGDFVAGFLLGGALFGAAAYIFAPQIRRSIMSEEDEYGFKKPEQPSYYDEGLEKTRETLNEKIGQLNSAIDNVSSRLRGREKKTSSPVQTDPEVEATT; encoded by the exons ATGGCGTCCTCCTGTGTTGCTCATCTTTCTCTCTCAG GTGTGTCTCAATCTCATTATGTCAAGGCAAATGGGTTGTCTACCACCTCAAAGCTCAATTCGATTTGTAAAACCTCTGCATTGAGTATCCAGAAGAGATCAAACCGGAGTCGCAAGTTTTCAGTTTCTGCAGAGTATGG GAGTAGGAGAGGTGGTGGTGATTTCGTAGCTGGTTTTCTTCTTGGTGGTGCTTTGTTTGGCGCTGCTGCCTACATCTTTGCTCCACAG ATCAGAAGATCTATAATGAGTGAAGAAGATGAGTATGGATTCAAGAAGCCAGAACAACCAAGTTACTACGATGAAGGTTTAGAGAAAACAAGGGAGACCTTGAACGAGAAAATCGGACAGCTTAACTCAGCTATTGACAATGTCTCTTCGCGTTTAAGAGGTCGAGAGAAGAAGACTTCTTCCCCTGTCCAAACTGACCCGGAAGTTGAAGCTACTACTTGA
- the LOC106432157 gene encoding dnAJ-like protein slr0093, which yields MEDHDKSPPPKDYYKILEVDYDATEELIRLNYRKLALKWHPDKHKGDSAAKERFIEINEAYNVLIDPAARFEYDLTGIYEIHKYTLREYLARFKGMILTCNGLGISQSFAPWTLQLSETTNKPTD from the exons ATGGAAGACCATGATAAATCTCCTCCCCCAAAG GATTATTATAAGATTCTAGAAGTAGATTACGACGCAACAGAGGAATTGATCAGACTCAATTATCGCAAGCTTGCTTTG AAGTGGCATCCTGATAAACACAAAGGCGATAGTGCAGCTAAAGAGAGATTCATAGAGATAAATGAAGCTTATAACG TGCTGATTGATCCCGCCGCACGTTTTGAGTACGATTTAACCGGCATTTACGAGATCCACAAGTATACTTTACGG GAATATCTCGCCAGATTTAAGGGAATGATACTCACTTGCAATGGCCTTGGCATCAGCCAATCCTTTGCACCATG GACACTTCAATTGTCTGAGACCACCAACAAACCAACAGACTAG
- the LOC106432155 gene encoding pentatricopeptide repeat-containing protein At5g16640, mitochondrial: MRRSISSKAKSFLHRNLPEKANPPSYAISDSPRRAHTSSSNNNNTDYKETLRSNKLRHMNLDDSLELFFHMIQRHPFPSIADFSRLLTAISKLNSHDVVIHLWEQMEILGVAHNLYTCNILVNCLCRCSELSQALSFLAKMIKLGHSPSVVTFGSLIGGFCRGGRVSEALRLFNRMVEIGVRPNVVICNIVIDGLCKSRHVDKALDFFNQMEVVRPDVITYNSLISGLCNASRWGEALRMVRCMSESGLSPDVFTFNALIDACVKRGSLSEAEELYEEMVRRSLEPDVVTYSLLIGGLCMCSRLDEAERMFEYMVSRRCFPDVVTYSILINGFCKSRKVDYGMKLFCEMSRRGVVRNVVTYTILIQGYCLAGKVNVAEEIFKRMAGSGVSPNIVTCNVLLHGLCDNGKVEKALVMLEDMEKSGMEGDIVTYNIIIRGMCKAGEVADAWGLYCSLNLKGLVPDIWTYTTMMLGLYKKGLRREADALFRKMKEDGILPNECCV, from the coding sequence ATGAGGAGATCGATCTCTTCCAAAGCCAAATCCTTTCTCCATCGAAACCTCCCGGAGAAAGCTAACCCACCGTCGTACGCCATTTCCGATTCACCACGACGAGCTCACACTAGCAgtagcaacaacaacaacacagaTTACAAAGAGACATTACGAAGCAACAAGCTCCGCCACATGAACCTAGACGACTCCCTCGAGCTCTTCTTCCACATGATCCAACGCCACCCCTTCCCTTCAATCGCCGACTTCAGCAGGTTGCTAACCGCAATCTCCAAGCTGAACAGCCACGACGTCGTGATCCACCTCTGGGAACAGATGGAGATCCTCGGCGTCGCTCACAACCTCTACACCTGCAACATTCTCGTAAATTGTCTCTGCCGCTGCTCGGAACTCTCTCAAGCTTTATCCTTTCTAGCGAAAATGATCAAGCTTGGGCACAGCCCGAGCGTCGTCACGTTCGGGTCGCTAATCGGCGGGTTCTGCCGCGGCGGGAGGGTGAGCGAGGCGCTGCGTTTGTTTAATCGGATGGTGGAGATTGGGGTCAGACCTAATGTGGTTATCTGCAACATTGTGATCGATGGGCTTTGTAAGAGCCGCCACGTGGATAAAGCTTTGGacttttttaatcaaatggagGTTGTTAGACCTGATGTGATCACATACAACTCTCTTATCTCCGGACTTTGTAACGCAAGTAGATGGGGTGAGGCTTTAAGGATGGTGAGGTGTATGAGTGAGAGTGGTCTTAGCCCTGACGTGTTTACTTTCAACGCGTTGATTGACGCTTGTGTGAAAAGAGGGAGTCTCTCAGAGGCTGAGGAGCTTTACGAGGAGATGGTTAGAAGGTCTCTGGAGCCTGATGTTGTTACTTACAGTTTGCTTATCGGTGGGCTTTGTATGTGTAGTCGGTTAGATGAAGCGGAGCGGATGTTTGAGTATATGGTTAGCAGACGCTGCTTCCCTGATGTGGTGACTTATAGTATTCTCATTAACGGGTTTTGCAAGTCTAGGAAGGTTGATTACGGGATGAAACTCTTCTGCGAGATGTCTCGGAGAGGAGTTGTTAGGAATGTGGTGACTTATACGATTCTTATCCAGGGGTATTGTTTAGCTGGGAAGGTTAATGTTGCAGAAGAGATTTTTAAAAGGATGGCTGGTTCTGGTGTGTCTCCTAATATTGTCACTTGCAATGTTTTGTTGCATGGTTTGTGTGATAATGGGAAGGTGGAGAAAGCGTTGGTGATGTTGGAGGATATGGAGAAGAGTGGGATGGAGGGTGATATCGTTACGTATAATATCATTATCCGTGGGATGTGTAAAGCTGGCGAGGTGGCAGATGCTTGGGGTTTGTATTGTAGCCTTAATCTCAAAGGACTTGTGCCTGATATTTGGACATACACTACGATGATGTTGGGGTTGTATAAGAAAGGCTTAAGGCGTGAGGCTGATGCGTTGTTTAGGAAAATGAAAGAAGATGGGATCTTACCAAATGAATGTTGTGTGTAG